Proteins from a genomic interval of Polaribacter sejongensis:
- a CDS encoding sensor histidine kinase: MENQITLEDKLKERIKELTCLYRVSSLIKDSGFNDLKELLKEIALSLKEAVRFPEEAFVEIKVDNFVFVEGQKREDAIFIISAIKSFGKIKGSVTIGYSKQKFSENSFLEEEKLLLHQIASEIGDFLERKEINEKEEIAKRQIERVGRLTILGEITAGIAHELNTPLANILGFSELLKEQYKGDKVGREDLKKIINSAIYSREVVKKLMFFSCEMPQQMVSVDINIIINEAISLLKPSFNKKHIRCNITFSSDEIYLKVDKIQLTQVIFNLVINAIYFSPERGKIDINVIEKTKNVQIRISDEGTGIEPANSENIFNPFFTTKPTGDGSGLGLSVVHGIIKSHKGTIIHQPNSPKGAIFVVSFPKS; this comes from the coding sequence ATGGAAAATCAGATTACGTTAGAAGATAAATTAAAAGAAAGAATTAAAGAACTAACTTGTTTGTATAGAGTTAGTTCTTTAATTAAAGATAGCGGTTTTAATGATTTAAAAGAATTATTAAAAGAAATAGCCCTAAGTCTAAAAGAAGCAGTTAGATTTCCTGAAGAAGCATTTGTAGAAATTAAAGTAGATAATTTTGTTTTTGTTGAAGGACAAAAAAGGGAAGATGCTATTTTTATTATTTCTGCTATAAAATCTTTTGGAAAAATTAAAGGATCTGTAACCATAGGTTATTCGAAGCAAAAATTTTCTGAAAACTCTTTTTTAGAAGAAGAAAAGCTATTGTTACACCAGATTGCTTCAGAAATTGGCGATTTTTTAGAACGAAAAGAAATCAATGAAAAAGAAGAGATTGCCAAAAGACAAATTGAAAGAGTTGGTAGACTCACTATTTTAGGAGAAATTACTGCGGGAATTGCGCATGAATTAAACACACCTTTAGCGAACATTTTAGGTTTTTCAGAATTATTAAAAGAACAATATAAAGGAGATAAAGTTGGGCGTGAAGACTTGAAAAAAATAATAAATAGTGCCATCTATTCTAGGGAAGTAGTTAAAAAATTAATGTTTTTTTCTTGTGAAATGCCTCAGCAAATGGTGTCTGTAGATATCAATATTATTATTAATGAGGCAATTAGTTTGTTAAAGCCTAGTTTTAACAAGAAACACATACGTTGTAATATTACTTTTTCAAGTGATGAAATTTATTTAAAAGTTGATAAAATTCAGTTAACCCAAGTCATTTTTAATTTGGTAATTAATGCTATTTACTTTTCACCAGAAAGAGGAAAGATAGATATTAATGTTATTGAAAAAACTAAAAATGTACAAATTAGAATTTCTGATGAAGGCACAGGAATAGAACCAGCTAATTCCGAAAATATTTTTAATCCTTTTTTTACAACCAAACCCACCGGAGATGGTTCTGGTTTAGGTTTAAGTGTTGTACACGGAATTATTAAAAGTCATAAAGGGACTATAATTCATCAACCAAATTCGCCAAAAGGTGCTATTTTTGTTGTTAGTTTTCCCAAAAGTTAA
- a CDS encoding sigma-54-dependent transcriptional regulator: MLNKENILIVDDDLLILELIQRHLQSLNYHTYKAISVKEALEILKDTSIDLLITDLQMPDVDGLELIKYTSEHYPKIPKLVVTGFPSIEGALEVMKSGAVDYITKPFTKEELKKAVLKSLETKSKEDRVTKIKVAETHKPYGELIGASPAMRKVTDVIDRLKNNKATVFIYGESGTGKELVARSIHYMGKYSSAPFVAVNCGAIPENLLESELFGYVKGAFTGAEKDRKGFFQAANNGTIFLDEIGNASLATQLRLLRVLQEKEVVRVGSQKAEKVDVRVIAATNINLKDLIEKKRFREDLYYRLTVVEIKVPTLTERSSDIPLLVEKFLFKYGIEYKDRFLKITPEALEVLKNYYWPGNIRELENVIQRAIIMSDRNVDVEHLPEHIKYQIDFSKTDKLLSLKEFEKNYILKVLVATNNNKTKAAEILKIDRKTLREKLK; the protein is encoded by the coding sequence ATGCTAAACAAAGAAAATATATTAATTGTAGATGATGACCTTCTTATTTTAGAACTCATACAAAGGCATTTACAATCTTTAAATTATCATACTTATAAAGCGATATCTGTTAAGGAAGCATTAGAAATTTTAAAAGATACTTCTATAGATTTATTAATTACAGACCTGCAAATGCCAGATGTGGATGGTTTAGAATTAATTAAATATACGTCTGAGCATTATCCTAAAATTCCAAAATTAGTAGTTACAGGTTTTCCTTCAATCGAAGGAGCTTTAGAAGTAATGAAATCTGGAGCAGTAGATTATATTACGAAACCTTTTACAAAAGAAGAACTTAAAAAGGCAGTTTTAAAATCTTTAGAAACAAAGTCTAAAGAAGATAGAGTTACTAAGATAAAAGTAGCTGAAACTCATAAACCGTATGGCGAATTGATAGGAGCATCGCCTGCAATGAGAAAAGTAACTGACGTAATAGATCGGTTAAAAAATAACAAAGCAACAGTTTTTATTTATGGTGAAAGTGGAACCGGAAAAGAGTTGGTGGCACGTTCTATTCACTATATGGGTAAATATTCCTCAGCACCTTTTGTTGCCGTAAACTGCGGAGCAATTCCAGAGAATTTATTGGAATCAGAGTTATTTGGTTATGTAAAAGGAGCATTCACGGGTGCGGAAAAAGATAGAAAAGGCTTTTTTCAGGCAGCCAATAATGGAACTATTTTTTTAGATGAAATTGGCAACGCTTCTTTAGCAACTCAATTAAGATTATTGCGCGTTTTACAAGAAAAAGAAGTGGTACGAGTTGGTTCTCAAAAAGCAGAGAAAGTGGATGTAAGAGTAATTGCTGCAACAAATATCAATCTAAAAGATTTAATTGAAAAAAAGCGTTTCAGAGAAGATTTGTATTACCGATTAACAGTTGTAGAAATTAAGGTACCAACTTTAACAGAAAGGAGTTCTGATATTCCGCTATTGGTAGAAAAGTTTTTATTCAAATACGGAATAGAATACAAAGACCGTTTTTTAAAGATTACACCTGAAGCTTTAGAGGTTCTAAAAAACTATTATTGGCCAGGTAATATTCGGGAATTAGAAAATGTAATACAAAGAGCTATTATTATGTCTGATAGAAATGTAGATGTAGAACACTTGCCAGAGCATATAAAATATCAAATCGATTTTTCTAAAACAGATAAGTTGTTGTCTTTAAAAGAATTTGAAAAAAACTATATTTTAAAGGTTTTAGTAGCTACAAATAATAATAAAACCAAGGCGGCAGAGATTCTTAAAATTGATAGAAAAACACTCCGGGAAAAATTAAAATAA
- a CDS encoding GreA/GreB family elongation factor — protein sequence MKYGQLIIEENEFLIIEKLLNLNKVVESKTVKSHIFKLQEELRNVTKVVTEKEMPADVVRLNSLVTVRSLDGLWEKTFELVVPSKGNVLQNRISLLLPMGTAVLGYAKGDLILWDFPGGLKELKVLEVMQPESITK from the coding sequence ATGAAGTATGGTCAGTTAATTATAGAAGAAAATGAGTTTTTAATAATTGAAAAACTCTTAAATTTAAATAAGGTAGTCGAGTCAAAAACGGTAAAGAGTCATATTTTTAAACTACAAGAAGAATTAAGAAATGTAACTAAAGTTGTAACGGAAAAAGAAATGCCTGCAGATGTTGTAAGGCTTAATTCATTAGTTACAGTGCGTTCTTTAGATGGTTTATGGGAGAAAACTTTTGAGTTGGTTGTGCCTTCTAAAGGAAACGTTTTACAAAATAGAATATCATTATTATTACCAATGGGTACCGCGGTTTTAGGGTATGCCAAAGGCGATTTAATTTTATGGGATTTTCCTGGAGGACTAAAAGAATTAAAAGTTTTAGAAGTAATGCAGCCAGAAAGTATAACAAAATAA
- a CDS encoding 3'-5' exonuclease, with product MSWFRKKVYPPFWKSYKECFRGKQNSEFKNIRFIVFDTETTGLDIKKDRILSIGTIAVIDKTIKVSDNLECYLTQDLFNTETVKIHGILKQGTIHKVTEQEGIIQFLEHIKNAVLVAHHAAFDVAMINQALKRLNLPKLKNKVLDTGHLFVKSKLDTSKKHFSLDQLSHRFNIPQHDRHTASGDAFITAILFVKLLCILKKKNTVISIAYLQRSNERIGL from the coding sequence ATGAGTTGGTTCAGAAAAAAAGTATATCCACCTTTTTGGAAATCCTATAAAGAATGTTTCAGAGGGAAACAAAACTCTGAATTTAAAAACATTCGATTTATAGTTTTTGATACTGAAACAACAGGTTTAGATATCAAAAAAGACAGAATATTATCCATTGGAACCATCGCTGTTATTGATAAAACAATAAAAGTTTCTGACAATTTAGAGTGCTATCTTACACAAGATTTATTCAACACAGAAACTGTAAAGATTCATGGTATTCTAAAGCAAGGAACTATACATAAAGTAACTGAACAAGAAGGAATCATTCAATTTTTGGAGCATATTAAAAATGCTGTTTTAGTAGCACATCATGCCGCTTTTGATGTTGCCATGATAAACCAAGCTTTAAAGCGTTTAAACTTACCCAAACTAAAAAATAAAGTATTAGACACTGGGCATTTATTTGTAAAATCAAAATTAGATACTTCAAAAAAACATTTTAGTTTAGATCAATTATCTCACAGGTTTAACATTCCTCAACACGATAGGCACACCGCTTCTGGAGATGCTTTTATTACTGCAATCTTATTTGTAAAACTACTTTGTATTCTAAAGAAAAAGAACACCGTTATTTCCATAGCTTATTTGCAAAGAAGCAATGAAAGAATTGGACTTTAA
- a CDS encoding DUF294 nucleotidyltransferase-like domain-containing protein, which produces MNTIAKRISDFLKDFPPFNMLPKDELLAICKAVDILYLEKDTDLFITGTPIKNQFYVVKDGAIGLFEEETNTLVDECDEGDIFGLRALMRKDSYKLTAKALEESIVYSLSAELFENYITTNSEASAFLMTSFVSNTRYSEPKPQNQSTEKTQDFFEEQSIDFSKNPINCSPETSIKAAAIIMTHKRVGSIIITENNKPLGIITDKDLRIKIATGIISTEEPVTKIMSSPVITYPENITVAEAQIAMLKYKITHLCITKDGTPNSDLAGVLSEHDIIVVRENNAYALVKEVKRTSTPEQLQQVRKRAEHLLKRYIKQQIPIAFATKILSAINESITQKIIDQAIKEMPTPPPTNFAWLAIGSQGREEQLLLTDQDNAFVFNNVDENEYEKTQEYFLTLSKKINQKLEIVGFELCPADMMASNPAWCLSVSQWEQQFKKWITTPDKDNLMLCTIFFDFEFVYGDKSLVSSLAESIFESIESRDIFLTYLGLNALKNPPPLSFFRQFLVERDGEHKDQFDIKARAMMPLVDAARLLILSKNIKTHNNTIVRYEKLAELEPQNKEVFLACLEAFKNLLYFRTQQGLLHNDSGRFIDLQTLSKANRLELKSCFKAVKEVQDLIQTRFKLSQFL; this is translated from the coding sequence ATGAACACTATTGCAAAACGTATTTCAGATTTTTTAAAGGACTTCCCTCCTTTTAACATGTTGCCCAAAGATGAATTATTGGCAATCTGTAAGGCTGTGGACATCCTTTATTTAGAAAAAGATACGGATTTATTTATCACAGGAACCCCCATAAAAAATCAATTTTACGTAGTAAAAGATGGTGCAATTGGTTTGTTTGAAGAAGAAACAAATACCTTAGTTGATGAATGTGATGAAGGTGATATTTTTGGTTTGCGAGCTCTTATGCGCAAAGACAGTTACAAATTAACAGCAAAAGCCTTAGAGGAAAGCATTGTCTATAGTTTGTCTGCTGAATTGTTTGAGAATTATATCACCACAAACTCAGAAGCGAGTGCTTTTTTAATGACGAGCTTTGTTTCTAACACACGCTATTCAGAACCAAAACCTCAAAATCAATCTACAGAAAAGACACAAGATTTTTTTGAAGAACAATCAATCGATTTTTCTAAGAACCCAATTAACTGTTCACCAGAAACGAGCATAAAAGCAGCGGCAATTATTATGACGCACAAACGGGTGGGGTCTATCATAATTACAGAAAACAACAAACCTTTAGGTATTATTACCGATAAAGATTTACGGATTAAGATTGCTACAGGAATTATTTCTACTGAAGAACCTGTTACTAAAATAATGTCATCTCCTGTAATTACCTATCCAGAAAATATTACCGTTGCAGAAGCACAGATTGCCATGTTAAAATACAAAATTACGCATTTGTGTATTACCAAAGATGGCACACCAAATTCTGATTTAGCAGGTGTTCTATCCGAACATGATATTATTGTGGTTAGAGAAAATAATGCGTATGCATTGGTAAAAGAAGTAAAACGAACCTCAACTCCCGAACAATTACAACAGGTTAGAAAACGAGCAGAACACCTTTTAAAACGCTATATCAAACAGCAAATTCCTATTGCATTTGCCACTAAAATACTTTCTGCCATTAACGAAAGTATTACGCAAAAAATTATTGATCAAGCTATAAAAGAAATGCCAACTCCACCTCCAACTAATTTTGCTTGGTTAGCCATTGGAAGTCAAGGTAGAGAAGAACAATTGTTACTTACAGACCAAGACAATGCATTTGTTTTTAATAATGTTGATGAAAATGAGTACGAGAAAACACAAGAATATTTTTTAACACTTTCTAAAAAAATCAATCAAAAATTAGAAATTGTTGGTTTTGAATTGTGTCCTGCAGATATGATGGCAAGCAATCCTGCCTGGTGTTTATCGGTTTCTCAATGGGAACAGCAATTTAAAAAATGGATTACAACTCCAGATAAAGACAACTTAATGTTGTGTACTATTTTCTTTGATTTTGAATTTGTTTATGGTGATAAAAGTTTAGTCAGCTCTTTAGCAGAAAGTATTTTTGAGTCTATAGAATCTCGTGATATTTTTTTAACGTATTTAGGTTTAAATGCTTTAAAAAATCCACCTCCGTTAAGTTTCTTTAGACAATTTCTAGTAGAACGAGATGGAGAGCATAAAGATCAGTTTGATATTAAAGCACGTGCAATGATGCCTTTGGTAGATGCTGCTCGTTTATTAATCTTATCAAAAAACATAAAAACACACAACAATACCATTGTTAGATATGAAAAATTAGCTGAATTAGAACCACAAAATAAAGAGGTCTTTTTGGCTTGTTTAGAGGCGTTTAAAAACCTTCTTTACTTTAGAACTCAACAAGGTTTACTACATAATGATTCGGGTAGATTTATAGATTTACAAACATTAAGCAAAGCCAATCGTTTGGAATTAAAAAGCTGTTTTAAAGCAGTAAAAGAGGTGCAAGATTTAATTCAGACTCGATTTAAACTCTCACAATTTTTATAG
- a CDS encoding acyl-CoA carboxylase subunit beta yields MESKIKILNDKLAQAYLGGGQDKIDKQHQKKKLTARERVLYLLDEGSFEEIGALVTHRTKEFGMEYQVYYGDGVVTGYGTVNGRLTYVFAQDFTVFGGSLSETHAEKICKIMDLALKVGAPLIGLNDSGGARIQEGVRSLGGYADIFYKNVQSSGIIPQLSAIMGPCAGGAVYSPAMTDFTIMVEHTSYMFVTGPSVVKTVTNEEVTSEELGGASTHATKSGVAHKTSSNDVTCLEDIKKLLSYLPQNNKETPPLLPFKLQDEIREELSSIVPLDANKPYDMHKVISGIIDEDSFYEIHKDYAENIIVGFARLGGRSVGIVANQPQFLAGVLDVNSSKKGARFVRFCDAFNIPLLVLEDVPGFLPGTDQEWNGIIVHGAKLLYAFSEATVPRVTVITRKAYGGAYDVMNSKHIGADMNFAWPSAEIAVMGAKGAVEIIFKREIKSSEKPAEKLKEKEAEYAALFTNPYSAAQRGFIDEVIIPKDTRRKLIKAFSMLENKEIVRPDRKHGNIPL; encoded by the coding sequence ATGGAATCAAAAATAAAAATCCTTAACGACAAACTTGCTCAAGCCTATTTAGGTGGTGGTCAAGATAAAATTGATAAGCAACATCAAAAGAAAAAATTAACCGCAAGAGAGCGTGTTTTGTATTTATTAGATGAAGGTTCTTTTGAAGAAATTGGCGCTTTAGTTACACACAGAACAAAAGAATTTGGTATGGAATATCAAGTTTATTATGGTGATGGCGTTGTAACTGGTTATGGAACCGTAAACGGAAGGTTAACATACGTTTTTGCTCAAGATTTCACTGTTTTTGGAGGATCATTATCGGAAACTCATGCAGAGAAAATATGTAAGATTATGGACTTGGCACTAAAAGTTGGTGCTCCTTTAATTGGACTAAACGATTCTGGTGGTGCAAGAATTCAAGAAGGTGTGCGTTCTCTTGGCGGTTATGCCGATATTTTTTACAAAAATGTACAATCCTCGGGTATCATTCCGCAGTTATCTGCCATTATGGGACCTTGTGCTGGTGGTGCAGTCTATTCTCCCGCAATGACCGATTTCACCATTATGGTAGAACATACAAGTTATATGTTTGTCACAGGACCGAGTGTAGTAAAAACGGTTACTAATGAAGAAGTAACAAGTGAAGAACTAGGTGGCGCAAGTACACATGCTACAAAATCTGGAGTAGCGCATAAAACCTCATCTAATGACGTAACTTGTTTAGAAGACATTAAAAAACTTTTAAGTTATCTACCTCAAAATAATAAAGAAACTCCTCCCCTTTTACCTTTTAAATTACAAGATGAAATTAGAGAAGAACTTTCTAGCATTGTTCCTTTAGATGCCAACAAACCGTATGATATGCACAAAGTCATATCCGGAATTATAGATGAAGATTCTTTTTATGAAATTCATAAAGATTATGCTGAAAATATTATTGTTGGTTTTGCTAGATTAGGCGGAAGAAGTGTTGGAATTGTAGCCAATCAACCACAGTTTTTAGCAGGTGTTTTAGATGTAAATAGTTCTAAAAAAGGTGCACGTTTTGTGCGTTTTTGCGATGCTTTTAACATTCCACTGTTAGTGCTTGAAGATGTTCCAGGTTTTTTACCAGGAACGGACCAAGAATGGAATGGTATTATTGTACACGGAGCAAAATTATTATATGCTTTTAGCGAAGCTACAGTGCCTAGAGTTACCGTAATTACACGTAAAGCGTATGGTGGCGCGTACGATGTTATGAACTCTAAACATATTGGAGCAGACATGAATTTTGCATGGCCAAGTGCAGAAATTGCAGTTATGGGAGCTAAAGGAGCTGTAGAGATTATTTTTAAAAGAGAAATTAAATCGTCTGAAAAACCAGCAGAAAAATTAAAAGAAAAAGAAGCAGAATATGCAGCACTTTTCACCAATCCATACAGCGCTGCACAACGTGGTTTTATAGATGAAGTAATTATTCCAAAAGATACCCGAAGAAAGTTAATAAAGGCTTTTTCTATGTTAGAAAATAAGGAAATAGTGAGACCAGATCGTAAGCACGGAAACATCCCATTATAA
- the accC gene encoding acetyl-CoA carboxylase biotin carboxylase subunit — MKKLLIANRGEIAIRVMRTAKKMGIKTVAVYSTIDRNAPHVRFADEAVLIGEAPSNQSYLLGNKIIEVAKNLNADAIHPGYGFLSENADFAEACEKNNIIFIGPKSKAIKIMGSKLAAKEAVKAYNIPMVPGTEEAITDIPKAKIIAKEIGFPILIKASAGGGGKGMRIVENEMEFESQMQRAISEALNAFGDGSVFIEKYVTSPRHIEIQIMADAHGNVVHLFERECSIQRRHQKVIEEAPSAVLTPELRAKMGKAAIKVARSCDYVGAGTVEFLLDNHHNFYFLEMNTRLQVEHPVTELITNTDLVELQICVARGEVLPITQENLKINGHALELRVYAEDPLNDFLPSVGNLEVYKLPIGNNIRVDNGFEQGMDIPIYYDPMLSKLITYGKTREEAIELMLTAIQNYQIEGIETTLPFGTFVCEHDAFRSGNFNTHFVKKYYSPEALKKKQKEEAEIAALIAVKKYLEDKKLLRIPVSSRQ; from the coding sequence ATGAAAAAACTTTTAATAGCAAACAGAGGAGAAATTGCCATTCGTGTTATGCGAACCGCAAAAAAAATGGGTATAAAAACCGTTGCCGTGTATTCTACTATAGACAGAAATGCACCTCATGTTCGGTTTGCAGACGAAGCTGTTTTAATTGGAGAAGCACCTTCCAATCAATCTTATTTATTAGGTAATAAAATTATTGAAGTTGCTAAAAACCTAAACGCAGATGCCATTCATCCTGGTTATGGATTTCTATCTGAAAATGCCGATTTTGCAGAAGCCTGCGAAAAGAATAACATCATTTTTATTGGTCCGAAATCTAAGGCTATTAAAATAATGGGAAGCAAATTGGCGGCAAAAGAAGCTGTAAAAGCATACAATATTCCAATGGTTCCTGGTACTGAAGAAGCCATTACAGACATTCCAAAAGCAAAAATAATAGCCAAAGAAATAGGGTTTCCTATCCTTATTAAAGCATCCGCAGGTGGCGGAGGAAAAGGAATGCGTATAGTAGAAAACGAAATGGAATTCGAATCGCAAATGCAAAGAGCCATCAGCGAAGCGTTAAATGCTTTTGGTGATGGGTCCGTTTTTATAGAAAAATATGTTACCTCACCAAGACATATCGAAATTCAGATTATGGCAGATGCACACGGAAATGTGGTGCATCTTTTTGAACGTGAATGTAGCATTCAACGTCGTCATCAAAAAGTAATTGAAGAAGCTCCTTCTGCTGTTTTAACTCCAGAATTACGCGCAAAAATGGGAAAAGCCGCCATTAAAGTCGCAAGGTCTTGTGATTACGTTGGTGCTGGTACGGTTGAGTTTTTGTTAGATAATCATCATAATTTCTATTTTCTAGAAATGAATACCCGCTTGCAAGTAGAGCATCCGGTAACGGAACTCATTACAAATACAGATTTAGTAGAATTACAAATTTGTGTGGCTCGTGGTGAAGTATTACCAATCACACAAGAAAACTTAAAAATAAACGGACACGCATTAGAATTACGTGTCTATGCAGAAGATCCTTTAAATGACTTTTTACCAAGTGTGGGGAATTTAGAAGTGTATAAATTACCAATTGGCAACAACATTCGTGTAGATAATGGTTTCGAACAAGGTATGGACATTCCTATTTATTATGACCCAATGTTATCGAAACTCATCACCTACGGAAAAACAAGAGAAGAAGCCATCGAATTAATGCTTACTGCAATTCAGAATTATCAAATTGAAGGAATTGAAACCACGTTACCATTCGGAACTTTTGTGTGTGAACACGATGCTTTTCGTTCTGGAAATTTCAATACACATTTTGTAAAAAAATATTATTCGCCCGAAGCTTTAAAAAAGAAGCAAAAAGAAGAAGCAGAAATTGCCGCACTAATTGCAGTAAAAAAGTATTTAGAAGACAAAAAGTTATTGAGAATACCTGTTTCTAGTAGGCAGTAG
- a CDS encoding acetyl-CoA carboxylase biotin carboxyl carrier protein subunit, which translates to MKHAYQVKVNDTFDFKIDEQAVKKLDTLQVSDSEFHVLHNHLSYKTEITNANFNEKSYSVKVNNTVYHINIHHELDILIKEMGFEIGITKEVNEIKAPMPGLILEINVQIGSEVKEDDTLLILEAMKMENALTSPRAGIIKTISVTKGETVDKNQLLIEFE; encoded by the coding sequence ATGAAACATGCTTATCAAGTAAAAGTGAACGATACTTTCGATTTTAAAATTGACGAACAAGCTGTAAAAAAACTAGATACTTTACAAGTTTCAGATTCCGAATTTCATGTACTACATAATCATCTATCGTACAAAACTGAAATTACAAACGCCAATTTTAATGAGAAATCGTATTCTGTAAAAGTGAATAACACGGTTTATCATATTAACATTCATCATGAATTAGATATTCTTATCAAAGAAATGGGATTCGAAATTGGCATCACAAAAGAAGTCAACGAAATTAAAGCGCCTATGCCTGGTTTAATATTAGAAATTAATGTTCAAATTGGTTCGGAAGTAAAAGAAGATGACACCCTTTTAATATTAGAAGCCATGAAAATGGAGAACGCTTTAACGTCTCCAAGAGCAGGAATTATAAAAACAATTTCTGTTACAAAAGGAGAAACTGTAGATAAAAATCAACTTTTAATAGAATTTGAATAA